One Glycine max cultivar Williams 82 chromosome 6, Glycine_max_v4.0, whole genome shotgun sequence DNA segment encodes these proteins:
- the LOC100787778 gene encoding probable protein phosphatase 2C 60 → MGIYLSTPKTEKFSEDGENDCLRYGLSSMQGWRATMEDAHAAYTDLDESTSFFGVYDGHGGKVVAKFCAKFLHQQLFKSETYLTGDIGASLQKAFLRMDEMMRGQRGWRELSILGDKINKFTGMIEGLIWSPRSSDGNCHVDDWAFEEGPHSDFAGPTSGSTACVAVIRNNQLVVANAGDSRCVISRKGQAYNLSRDHKPDLEIEKERILKAGGFIHVGRVNGSLNLARAIGDMEFKQNKFLSAEKQIVTANPDINTVELCDEDEFVVLACDGIWDCMSSQQLVDFVHEQLHSETKLSAVCERVLDRCLAPSTASGEGCDNMTMIVVQFKRPAQSSVPAEESSSN, encoded by the exons ATGGGAATATATCTCAGCACTCCAAAAACTGAAAAGTTTTCTGAAGATGGTGAAAATGACTGTCTTAGATATGGTTTATCATCCATGCAAGGGTGGCGTGCAACAATGGAAGATGCT CATGCTGCATATACTGATCTGGATGAGTCCACTTCATTTTTTGGTGTCTATGATGGCCATGGAG GTAAGGTGGTTGCAAAGTTTTGTGCCAAGTTTCTTCATCAACAGTTGTTCAAAAGTGAGACATACTTAACTGGAGATATAGGAGCCTCCCTTCAGAAAGCCTTTTTGAG AATGGATGAAATGATGCGTGGTCAAAGGGGATGGAGGGAATTATCAATATTGGGGGATAAGATAAACAAGTTTACTGGGATGATAGAAGGGTTGATTTGGTCTCCACGAAGCAGTGATGGGAATTGCCATGTTGATGATTGGGCTTTTGAGGAG GGGCCTCATTCTGATTTTGCTGGACCAACTTCAGGAAGCACTGCCTGTGTTGCAGTTATTAGAAACAACCAACTTGTTGTTGCAAATGCTGGTGATTCGCGTTGTGTGATATCCAGGAAGGGCCAG GCATACAATTTGTCTAGAGACCACAAACCTGATCTTGAGATTGAGAAGGAAAGAATCTTAAAAGCTGGTGGTTTCATTCACGTAGGACGAGTCAATGGAAGTTTAAATCTTGCAAGAGCTATTG GTGACATGGAATTTAAACAGAATAAGTTTCTTTCTGCTGAAAAACAAATTGTAACTGCCAATCCAGACATCAACACT gTTGAGCTTTGTGACGAAGATGAGTTTGTGGTGTTAGCTTGTGATGGCATATG GGATTGCATGTCAAGTCAACAACTGGTTGATTTTGTTCATGAACAATTGCACTCG GAAACAAAACTTTCTGCCGTGTGTGAAAGAGTACTTGATCGGTGTTTGGCACCATCAACTGCCAGTGGTGAAGGATGTGACAACATGACCATGATTGTGGTGCAGTTCAAAAGACCTGCTCAGTCCAGTGTACCAGCAGAAGAGTCCTCTTCAAACTGA